One stretch of Girardinichthys multiradiatus isolate DD_20200921_A chromosome 2, DD_fGirMul_XY1, whole genome shotgun sequence DNA includes these proteins:
- the ptpn9a gene encoding tyrosine-protein phosphatase non-receptor type 9 isoform X2 — MARKFDVLRAIELFHNYRETRLKEGIVKLQPQEEPLRSELLSGKFTVLNVRDPTGASIALYTAKLHHPNKTGNHVVLQALFYLLDRAVESFETQRNGLVFIYDMAGSNYTNFELDLSKKILNLLKGAFPARLKKVLIVGAPVWFRVPYNLLSLLLKEKLRERVQMVKMAELRQHLPRDCLPQHLGGLLPLDASGWNQQLLAGQNGRVDPVDELVGIPLEDSSIHVPGPESMRPQELLAHLGRLQRSGVYQEYEELRREAPPGTFHCAQAAYNQEKNRYGDVLCLDQTRVRLKPCRNERSDYINASFMDGYKQKNAYIGTQGPLERTYGDFWRMVWEQNVLLIVMTTRTDEGSRRKCGQYWPLEEGGQEVYGHIAVVNQRVDHHTHYNHTTMELHNTETCEQRHVSHFQYLSWPDYGVPTSAVTLIDFLGAVKRQQRKMVKALGPRWTGHPLGPPMVVHCSAGIGRTGTFCALDICLSQLQDVGSLNVFQTVRRMRTQRAFSIQTQEQYYFCYNAILEHAQRQGLLPSNQ; from the exons ATGGCTCGCAAGTTTGATGTCCTCCGCGCCATTGAGCTCTTCCACAATTACAGG GAGACGCGTCTTAAAGAGGGGATCGTCAAACTCCAGCCTCAGGAGGAGCCCCTGCGCTCAGAGCTGCTCAGTGGAAAATTTACAGTGTTG AACGTTCGGGACCCAACAGGAGCCTCCATCGCTTTGTACACAGCCAAACTTCATCATCCCAACAAAACGGGCAACCATGTCGTGCTTCAGGCTCTCTTCTACCTTCTGGATCGGGCTGTTGAAAG ctttGAGACCCAGAGGAATGGCTTGGTGTTCATCTACGACATGGCAGGTTCCAACTACACCAACTTTGAGCTGGACCTGAGCAAGAAGATCCTCAACCTGCTCAAG GGGGCGTTCCCTGCCAGGCTGAAGAAGGTGTTGATTGTCGGGGCCCCTGTGTGGTTCCGAGTCCCCTACAATCTGCTCAGCCTGCTGCTTAAGGAGAAGCTCAGAGAGAGG GTTCAGATGGTAAAAATGGCCGAGCTGCGTCAGCACCTTCCCAGAGACTGCCTCCCCCAGCACCTCGGTGGCCTGCTCCCTCTGGATGCGTCCGGCTGGAACCAGCAGCTTCTGGCGGGCCAGAACGGCAGAGTGGACCCCGTGGACGAGCTGGTGGGAATACCCCTGGAGGACTCATCCATCCACGTGCCGGGGCCCGAGTCCATGCGTCCGCAGGAGCTGCTGGCACACCTCGGTAGGCTGCAGCGCTCGGGCGTCTACCAGGAATACGAGGAGCTGCGCAGGGAGGCGCCTCCTGGAACCTTCCATTGTGCACA AGCGGCCTACAATCAGGAGAAGAATCGCTATGGAGACGTGCTGTGCCTTGATCAAACAAGAGTTCGTTTAAAACCCTGCAGAAACGAG AGATCAGATTACATCAACGCAAGCTTCATGGACGGCTACAAGCAGAAGAACGCATATATTGGTACTCAAG GACCACTGGAGAGGACCTATGGTGATTTCTGGAGAATGGTCTGGGAACAAAACGTCCTACTGATTGTCATGACAACAAG GACAGATGAAGGCAGTCGGAGGAAGTGTGGACAGTACTGGCCACTGGAGGAAGGTGGACAGGAGGTCTATGGCCACATAGCAGTGGTAAACCAGAGGGTGGACCACCATACCCACTACAACCACACCACCATGGAACTGCACAACACCGAG ACATGTGAGCAGAGACACGTGAGTCACTTCCAGTACCTCAGCTGGCCGGACTACGGAGTCCCCACGTCAGCGGTGACTCTCATCGACTTCCTTGGAGCTGTGAAGAGACAACAGAGAAAAATGGTGAAGGCTTTGGGCCCTCGGTGGACCGGCCACCCACTGGGACCGCCAATGGTGGTCCACTGCAGTGCAGGGATTGGGAGAACAG GTACCTTCTGTGCCCTGGACATCTGTCTGTCGCAGCTCCAGGATGTCGGCTCTCTCAACGTGTTTCAGACGGTGCGCCGCATGAGAACGCAGAGGGCCTTCAGCATTCAGACCCAGGAGCAGTACTATTTCTGTTACAATGCTATTTTGGAACACGCCCAGAGACAGGGCCTGCTCCCGTCCAATCAGTAA
- the ptpn9a gene encoding tyrosine-protein phosphatase non-receptor type 9 isoform X1 → MAATLSAEEEQATRQFLEEINKWTSQHGVSPLSRELAVKFLMARKFDVLRAIELFHNYRETRLKEGIVKLQPQEEPLRSELLSGKFTVLNVRDPTGASIALYTAKLHHPNKTGNHVVLQALFYLLDRAVESFETQRNGLVFIYDMAGSNYTNFELDLSKKILNLLKGAFPARLKKVLIVGAPVWFRVPYNLLSLLLKEKLRERVQMVKMAELRQHLPRDCLPQHLGGLLPLDASGWNQQLLAGQNGRVDPVDELVGIPLEDSSIHVPGPESMRPQELLAHLGRLQRSGVYQEYEELRREAPPGTFHCAQAAYNQEKNRYGDVLCLDQTRVRLKPCRNERSDYINASFMDGYKQKNAYIGTQGPLERTYGDFWRMVWEQNVLLIVMTTRTDEGSRRKCGQYWPLEEGGQEVYGHIAVVNQRVDHHTHYNHTTMELHNTETCEQRHVSHFQYLSWPDYGVPTSAVTLIDFLGAVKRQQRKMVKALGPRWTGHPLGPPMVVHCSAGIGRTGTFCALDICLSQLQDVGSLNVFQTVRRMRTQRAFSIQTQEQYYFCYNAILEHAQRQGLLPSNQ, encoded by the exons GCCACCAGGCAGTTTCTAGAGGAAATCAACAAGTGGACCAGTCAGCATGGAGTGTCTCCATTGTCCAGGGAACTGGCCGTCAAGTTTCTCATGGCTCGCAAGTTTGATGTCCTCCGCGCCATTGAGCTCTTCCACAATTACAGG GAGACGCGTCTTAAAGAGGGGATCGTCAAACTCCAGCCTCAGGAGGAGCCCCTGCGCTCAGAGCTGCTCAGTGGAAAATTTACAGTGTTG AACGTTCGGGACCCAACAGGAGCCTCCATCGCTTTGTACACAGCCAAACTTCATCATCCCAACAAAACGGGCAACCATGTCGTGCTTCAGGCTCTCTTCTACCTTCTGGATCGGGCTGTTGAAAG ctttGAGACCCAGAGGAATGGCTTGGTGTTCATCTACGACATGGCAGGTTCCAACTACACCAACTTTGAGCTGGACCTGAGCAAGAAGATCCTCAACCTGCTCAAG GGGGCGTTCCCTGCCAGGCTGAAGAAGGTGTTGATTGTCGGGGCCCCTGTGTGGTTCCGAGTCCCCTACAATCTGCTCAGCCTGCTGCTTAAGGAGAAGCTCAGAGAGAGG GTTCAGATGGTAAAAATGGCCGAGCTGCGTCAGCACCTTCCCAGAGACTGCCTCCCCCAGCACCTCGGTGGCCTGCTCCCTCTGGATGCGTCCGGCTGGAACCAGCAGCTTCTGGCGGGCCAGAACGGCAGAGTGGACCCCGTGGACGAGCTGGTGGGAATACCCCTGGAGGACTCATCCATCCACGTGCCGGGGCCCGAGTCCATGCGTCCGCAGGAGCTGCTGGCACACCTCGGTAGGCTGCAGCGCTCGGGCGTCTACCAGGAATACGAGGAGCTGCGCAGGGAGGCGCCTCCTGGAACCTTCCATTGTGCACA AGCGGCCTACAATCAGGAGAAGAATCGCTATGGAGACGTGCTGTGCCTTGATCAAACAAGAGTTCGTTTAAAACCCTGCAGAAACGAG AGATCAGATTACATCAACGCAAGCTTCATGGACGGCTACAAGCAGAAGAACGCATATATTGGTACTCAAG GACCACTGGAGAGGACCTATGGTGATTTCTGGAGAATGGTCTGGGAACAAAACGTCCTACTGATTGTCATGACAACAAG GACAGATGAAGGCAGTCGGAGGAAGTGTGGACAGTACTGGCCACTGGAGGAAGGTGGACAGGAGGTCTATGGCCACATAGCAGTGGTAAACCAGAGGGTGGACCACCATACCCACTACAACCACACCACCATGGAACTGCACAACACCGAG ACATGTGAGCAGAGACACGTGAGTCACTTCCAGTACCTCAGCTGGCCGGACTACGGAGTCCCCACGTCAGCGGTGACTCTCATCGACTTCCTTGGAGCTGTGAAGAGACAACAGAGAAAAATGGTGAAGGCTTTGGGCCCTCGGTGGACCGGCCACCCACTGGGACCGCCAATGGTGGTCCACTGCAGTGCAGGGATTGGGAGAACAG GTACCTTCTGTGCCCTGGACATCTGTCTGTCGCAGCTCCAGGATGTCGGCTCTCTCAACGTGTTTCAGACGGTGCGCCGCATGAGAACGCAGAGGGCCTTCAGCATTCAGACCCAGGAGCAGTACTATTTCTGTTACAATGCTATTTTGGAACACGCCCAGAGACAGGGCCTGCTCCCGTCCAATCAGTAA